In one window of Buchnera aphidicola (Schlechtendalia chinensis) DNA:
- a CDS encoding adenylosuccinate synthase — MKENTVILGTQWGDEGKGKIVDFLAKNVDYVIRYQGGHNAGHTLVINEQKIVLRVIPSGILHNNVTAIIANGVVLSPIHLINEIDMLKKHDYHVKNRVIVSKSCHLIFSYHIAMDIAREKRRGKSSIGTTQCGIGPAYEDKVARRGLRVGDLQDWSLFSFQIKENIDYYNYQLENFYHVESVDYNKVLNGIFKVKDAILKMSKDISEFFERFVNDKKIIIFEGAQGTLLDIDHGTYPYVTSSNSISSSACTGSGIGLSNIKSVFGVAKSYLTRVGNGPFPTEIFGSLNSHICTKGNEFGSATGRKRRIGWLDSILLKRSININSISKLCLTKLDVLDDLKEIKICIGYKNTKNPNLNNKIPFCQDDWQSVEPIYEVIEGWNNKTSGLTDFCKLPILAQKFILRVEEILDVPINIISTGPDRNQTIIRNL; from the coding sequence ATAAAAGAAAATACTGTTATTCTAGGAACTCAATGGGGAGATGAGGGTAAAGGGAAAATTGTAGATTTTTTAGCTAAGAACGTTGATTATGTTATTCGATATCAAGGAGGTCATAATGCTGGACATACTTTGGTTATTAATGAACAAAAGATAGTTTTGAGAGTCATACCTTCTGGTATCTTACATAATAATGTAACAGCAATAATAGCCAATGGTGTTGTGTTGTCTCCTATCCATTTAATTAACGAAATTGATATGTTAAAAAAACATGATTATCATGTTAAGAATCGGGTAATTGTGTCGAAATCATGTCACTTGATATTTAGTTATCACATTGCTATGGACATAGCTAGAGAGAAAAGACGTGGAAAAAGTTCTATTGGAACAACTCAATGTGGAATTGGCCCTGCTTATGAGGATAAAGTTGCTAGACGTGGATTGCGTGTGGGTGATTTGCAGGATTGGTCTTTGTTCTCTTTTCAAATAAAAGAAAATATAGATTATTATAATTATCAATTAGAAAATTTTTATCATGTTGAAAGTGTTGATTATAATAAAGTTTTAAACGGAATTTTTAAAGTAAAAGATGCTATCTTAAAGATGTCTAAAGATATTTCTGAATTTTTTGAAAGGTTTGTGAATGATAAAAAAATAATCATATTTGAAGGTGCTCAAGGTACTCTTTTAGATATAGATCACGGCACTTATCCATATGTTACTTCATCAAATAGTATTTCTAGTAGTGCTTGCACAGGTTCTGGAATAGGATTATCTAATATAAAATCTGTTTTTGGTGTAGCTAAATCATATTTGACTAGAGTAGGAAATGGTCCTTTTCCAACGGAAATTTTTGGAAGTTTGAATTCTCATATTTGTACTAAAGGAAATGAATTTGGTTCTGCTACAGGGAGGAAGCGTCGTATTGGTTGGTTAGATTCTATACTTTTGAAAAGGTCTATAAATATTAACTCTATATCTAAGCTATGTTTAACTAAATTAGATGTATTAGATGATTTGAAAGAAATAAAAATTTGTATAGGTTATAAGAATACAAAAAATCCTAATTTAAATAATAAAATTCCTTTTTGTCAAGATGATTGGCAATCCGTTGAACCTATATATGAAGTCATAGAGGGTTGGAATAATAAGACATCAGGATTAACTGATTTTTGCAAATTACCAATTTTAGCACAAAAGTTTATTCTTCGAGTTGAAGAAATATTAGACGTTCCTATTAACATAATATCAACCGGACCTGATAGAAATCAAACAATTATTAGAAATTTGTAA
- the hflC gene encoding protease modulator HflC: protein MNKIFSICFGIIFVFVFLCFFIVQEGQKGIVLRFGKVLRNHQSQPVVYDPGLHVKLPFIDTAKILDSRIQTMDNQADRFVTKEKKDLIVDSYVKWNINNFNRYYLATGGGDIFQAEILLKRKFSDRLRSEIGRLNVKQIVTDSRGQLTTKIRDSLNTGSTDYELDNSIKKNKGIMLDRVNNKYDAMSINNNSMTELGIKVIDVRIKQINLPIEVSDAIYNRMRAEREAVARSQRSKGQEEAEKIRSYSDYKVIKVLSEARRIALIIKGEGESEASGILAHSFNQAPKFYSFVRSLRAYERSFNSGQDILIINPDNNYFFKYMKKFRK from the coding sequence ATGAATAAAATTTTTTCAATATGTTTTGGAATAATATTTGTGTTTGTGTTTTTATGTTTTTTTATCGTTCAAGAAGGACAAAAAGGTATTGTATTACGATTTGGAAAAGTATTGCGCAATCATCAAAGTCAACCTGTAGTATATGATCCTGGTTTACATGTTAAGTTACCTTTCATTGATACAGCAAAAATTTTAGACTCTAGAATACAAACAATGGACAATCAAGCAGATCGGTTTGTTACAAAAGAAAAAAAAGACTTAATTGTTGATTCATATGTAAAATGGAATATTAATAATTTTAACCGATATTATTTAGCAACAGGAGGAGGTGATATTTTCCAAGCAGAAATATTGTTGAAACGTAAATTTAGTGATCGATTACGTTCAGAAATAGGGCGTCTTAATGTCAAACAAATTGTAACTGATTCTAGAGGGCAATTAACAACCAAAATTAGGGATTCTTTAAATACTGGAAGTACAGATTATGAATTGGATAATTCTATTAAAAAAAATAAAGGTATAATGTTAGATCGAGTAAATAATAAATATGATGCAATGTCAATAAATAATAATAGTATGACTGAATTAGGAATTAAAGTTATTGATGTGCGAATTAAACAAATTAATTTGCCTATTGAAGTTTCTGATGCGATATATAATAGAATGAGAGCAGAACGTGAAGCTGTTGCTAGAAGTCAAAGATCAAAAGGACAAGAAGAAGCAGAAAAAATTCGTTCATATTCTGATTATAAAGTTATTAAAGTTTTATCAGAAGCGCGAAGAATAGCATTAATTATAAAAGGTGAAGGTGAATCTGAAGCTTCGGGAATATTAGCACATTCTTTTAATCAAGCGCCTAAATTTTATAGTTTTGTCCGTAGTCTCCGAGCCTATGAAAGAAGTTTTAATAGTGGTCAAGACATTTTAATCATTAATCCAGATAATAATTACTTTTTTAAATATATGAAAAAATTTAGGAAGTAG
- the hflK gene encoding FtsH protease activity modulator HflK, translating into MVWNQPSENEPELDPWSKKNKNSKRSKKSKNGLCTLIDFKKIFNFFKIRMKLFYGGSGFFRNVQNSSILVFIITLFVLIINGFYTIKEAERGVITNFGKFSHLVEPGLNWRPVFISQVTPVNVKSVKELATSGIMLTSDENVVRVEMNVQYRITNPLQYLFSVSNPDDSLREATDSALRGVIGHSTMDRVLTEGRTVVRSETQKEIEETIRPYNMGITILDVNFQTARPPEEVKSAFDDAIAARENREQYIREAEAYANEVEPKAYGQAQRVLNKARSYKFQIISEAKGEAIRFLKMLSIYKTSKNITANRLYIESMEKIFRNSRKILVNNNFLLFNLGSLFSQDNKISKNSDSFPRKQKIFVDNDFTSEKINDNNAISNILKKEIMDKRKSNSFRTDCPRKGRE; encoded by the coding sequence ATGGTTTGGAATCAACCAAGTGAAAATGAACCTGAACTAGATCCTTGGAGTAAAAAAAATAAAAATTCAAAACGTTCTAAAAAGAGTAAAAATGGATTATGTACTTTAATCGATTTTAAAAAAATTTTTAATTTTTTTAAAATAAGAATGAAATTATTTTATGGAGGTTCAGGATTTTTTAGAAATGTTCAAAATTCTTCAATATTAGTTTTTATAATCACTTTATTCGTTTTAATAATTAATGGCTTTTATACTATTAAAGAAGCGGAACGTGGGGTAATTACAAATTTTGGAAAGTTTAGTCATTTGGTAGAACCTGGATTAAATTGGAGACCTGTATTTATTAGTCAAGTAACTCCTGTTAATGTTAAGTCAGTAAAAGAGTTAGCTACTTCTGGAATTATGCTAACGTCTGATGAAAATGTTGTTCGTGTAGAAATGAATGTACAATATCGTATTACTAATCCGTTACAATATTTGTTTTCAGTTTCTAATCCTGATGATAGTTTGCGAGAAGCAACTGATAGTGCATTACGTGGCGTTATAGGTCATTCTACTATGGATAGAGTTTTAACTGAAGGTAGAACTGTAGTTCGTAGTGAAACACAAAAAGAAATAGAAGAAACAATAAGACCTTATAACATGGGTATAACTATATTAGACGTAAACTTCCAGACTGCTCGTCCTCCTGAAGAAGTAAAATCTGCTTTTGATGATGCAATTGCTGCTCGAGAAAATCGAGAACAATATATTAGAGAGGCAGAAGCATACGCTAATGAAGTTGAACCGAAAGCTTATGGCCAAGCACAACGTGTTTTAAATAAAGCGAGGTCGTACAAATTTCAAATAATATCAGAAGCAAAAGGAGAAGCGATCAGATTTTTGAAAATGTTATCTATATATAAAACTTCAAAAAATATTACTGCGAATAGGTTATATATTGAATCGATGGAAAAAATTTTTAGAAATTCAAGAAAAATATTAGTTAACAACAATTTTTTATTATTTAATTTAGGAAGTTTATTTTCACAAGATAATAAAATTTCTAAAAATTCGGATTCTTTTCCTAGAAAACAAAAAATATTTGTAGATAATGATTTTACTTCTGAAAAAATAAATGACAATAATGCTATATCTAATATACTTAAAAAAGAAATAATGGATAAAAGGAAATCGAATTCTTTTAGAACTGATTGTCCGAGGAAAGGAAGAGAATAG
- the miaA gene encoding tRNA (adenosine(37)-N6)-dimethylallyltransferase MiaA, whose amino-acid sequence MGPTACGKSALAKKLKKLLPVELVSVDSALIYRDMNIGTAKPTSLELFHYPYYLINIKDPKDGYSASEFQKDVLKIIKRIIYAGKIPLLVGGTMFYFKTLLEGLPELPEPNFEFRSYLCSLAQRKHRNFLHNMLKIVDFESSKRIHSNDLQRILRILEIFYMSGKTLTELTKFKKYKFPYKTLQFSIIPKSRNWLVEKILIRFEKMLLLGFQSEVENLLNRGDLNINLPSMRCVGYRQMWGYLTKVLSYDEMVQKSISATKKLAKNQLTWLNNWKNLNVLINNDNLDTLSYEIVKILEKLKL is encoded by the coding sequence ATGGGTCCTACTGCATGTGGTAAAAGTGCACTTGCAAAAAAGTTAAAAAAGTTACTTCCAGTCGAATTAGTTAGTGTTGATTCAGCATTAATTTATCGCGATATGAATATTGGGACAGCAAAGCCTACTAGTTTGGAATTGTTTCATTATCCATATTATTTAATTAATATCAAGGATCCTAAAGACGGATATTCAGCAAGCGAATTTCAAAAAGATGTTTTAAAAATAATAAAACGTATTATTTATGCAGGTAAAATACCTTTGTTAGTTGGAGGGACAATGTTTTATTTTAAAACATTATTAGAAGGTTTGCCTGAACTGCCAGAGCCTAATTTTGAATTTCGTTCGTATTTATGTTCATTAGCACAGAGAAAACATAGGAATTTTTTGCATAACATGCTTAAAATAGTTGATTTTGAATCTTCAAAGAGAATTCATTCGAATGATTTGCAAAGAATTTTAAGAATTTTAGAAATATTTTATATGTCAGGAAAGACGTTAACTGAATTAACAAAGTTTAAAAAGTATAAATTTCCATATAAGACTCTTCAATTTTCAATTATACCGAAGAGTAGGAATTGGTTAGTAGAAAAAATATTAATTCGTTTTGAAAAGATGTTATTGCTTGGATTTCAAAGTGAAGTTGAAAATTTATTAAATCGTGGAGATTTAAATATAAATTTACCTTCTATGCGTTGTGTAGGATATAGACAAATGTGGGGTTATTTAACAAAAGTTTTAAGCTATGATGAAATGGTGCAAAAATCTATAAGTGCTACTAAAAAGTTAGCTAAAAATCAATTGACTTGGTTAAATAATTGGAAAAATTTAAACGTATTAATAAATAATGATAATTTAGATACTTTGAGTTATGAAATTGTTAAAATTTTAGAAAAATTGAAATTATAA
- the mutL gene encoding DNA mismatch repair endonuclease MutL translates to MFISILPKIVANYISAGEIIHSPASVVKELMENSIDSGATCINVDILNGGLKLINVQDNGCGICKEDLIKSLSRYATSKIRSIQDLKLITTLGFRGEALASIRAVSRLIISSCYYLRKEGWRVCSLKKKFENLCNL, encoded by the coding sequence ATGTTCATTAGTATATTACCAAAGATAGTAGCAAATTATATTTCTGCAGGGGAGATAATTCATTCTCCAGCATCTGTTGTAAAGGAGTTAATGGAAAATAGCATAGATTCTGGTGCTACGTGTATAAACGTTGATATTTTAAATGGTGGTTTGAAGTTAATTAATGTTCAAGATAATGGATGTGGAATTTGTAAGGAAGATTTAATAAAATCGTTATCACGTTATGCAACTAGCAAGATTAGATCAATTCAAGATTTGAAGCTTATTACTACTTTAGGATTTCGTGGAGAAGCGTTAGCGAGTATCAGAGCAGTATCTCGTTTAATAATATCATCTTGTTATTATTTGAGAAAAGAAGGATGGAGAGTTTGTTCTTTAAAAAAAAAATTCGAGAATCTTTGCAACCTATAG
- a CDS encoding mannitol-1-phosphate 5-dehydrogenase, with the protein MKALHFGAGNIGRGFIGQILVNSGFHLIFADINKNIVNAINLHHEYDIEILGNNSHYEKITGIEAVHIKDPKIFSVIAESDVITISVGVNVVSSLALLIAKGIEHKIHLKKNNILNIIACENCFRCSSILKKYVMNALPSKYHEYLENNIGFVDTVVDRIVSFNNTKKCNILFVRVEKFQELICDINQFKGDIPKIIGMKLTKNLNSYSERKLFTLNTGHAITAYIGLLYGHSHIYDAILDKNIYNIVHGAMNESGNVLISRYGFDKVKHNNYIKSIISRFKNFFLVDSLMRVGRNPLRKLCKNDRLVQPLLGTLEYQYPNINLIKGIAAALCYKNVNDSEAVKLNYLIQSKGVKYVLLKFSNLDPKLSVTLLINKYFNEFNKKFILNK; encoded by the coding sequence ATGAAAGCATTACATTTTGGTGCTGGTAATATAGGTCGAGGATTTATTGGACAAATTTTAGTAAACTCAGGATTTCATTTGATTTTTGCTGATATTAACAAGAATATTGTTAATGCTATTAACTTACATCATGAATACGATATTGAAATACTGGGCAACAACTCGCATTATGAGAAAATCACTGGAATAGAAGCTGTACATATTAAAGATCCAAAAATTTTTTCTGTTATAGCAGAATCAGATGTAATTACAATATCAGTTGGAGTAAACGTTGTAAGTTCTTTAGCATTATTAATTGCAAAAGGAATAGAACATAAAATACATTTAAAAAAAAATAATATTTTAAATATAATAGCGTGTGAAAATTGTTTTCGTTGCAGTTCTATTTTAAAAAAATATGTAATGAATGCATTACCTTCGAAGTATCATGAATATTTAGAAAATAATATTGGATTTGTAGATACAGTAGTAGATAGAATTGTATCTTTTAATAATACAAAAAAATGCAACATATTATTTGTAAGAGTAGAAAAATTTCAAGAATTAATATGTGATATTAATCAGTTTAAAGGTGATATTCCTAAAATTATTGGTATGAAATTAACAAAAAATCTAAATTCCTATAGTGAGCGAAAATTGTTTACTTTAAATACTGGTCATGCGATTACTGCCTATATTGGTTTATTGTATGGACATTCTCATATATACGATGCTATTTTAGATAAGAACATATACAACATTGTGCATGGTGCAATGAATGAAAGTGGGAATGTATTAATATCTCGATATGGTTTTGATAAAGTTAAACATAACAACTATATAAAATCGATAATATCTAGATTTAAAAATTTTTTTTTAGTAGACAGCTTAATGAGAGTTGGTCGTAATCCTTTAAGAAAATTATGCAAAAATGATCGTTTAGTTCAACCTCTTTTAGGAACATTAGAATATCAATATCCTAATATTAATTTGATTAAAGGAATTGCAGCTGCATTATGTTATAAAAATGTTAACGATAGTGAAGCAGTAAAACTAAATTATTTAATTCAATCAAAAGGAGTCAAATATGTTTTGTTGAAATTTAGTAATTTAGATCCAAAGTTGTCTGTTACACTTTTAATTAATAAATATTTTAACGAATTTAACAAAAAATTTATACTAAATAAGTAA
- a CDS encoding PTS mannitol transporter subunit IICBA, with protein sequence MSMLIKVKIQNIGRFLSKMIMPNISAFIAWGLISGLFLHYGWIPSKNLEKIIDPMMIYLFPILIASTGGRLINGKRGAIVGSIAVIGAIVSTNFPMLLGAMMIGPLSGWVVLYFDKIFKGKVASSFKMLVNNFSAAIVGILLSIISFFIIGPCVEKFSSILEYGVNLIVQKNFLPFISVLIEPAKVLFLNNAINHGIFSSLGLQEVKEFNKSVFYLIESNPGPGLGVLIALLLLEYNNKESNSSLRNAAIIQFFGGIHEIYFSYVLLKPTLIIALILGGMTNIFILTFFNGGLISPVSPGSIISILALTPKGLYFVNLCAVIMSFFISFLVSFCILKTFNKNYQNSSKGALQKCEVKDIELNNFMTKNCNNNFYFERKIKKIVVACDAGMGSSAIGAEMLKKIFNDFKIDIIVLNSAIDSIPDDSDLVITHKNLTERAKIKHPNFQHVSLNNFLDNNFYQNLGKSLIKSNVCETNINRNNVIQTLESGIDINNFFFFTKKNIFLNQKAKNKEEAIRFIGSELVKQGYVKQEYILAMLEREKIMSTWLGESIALPHGTIKAKDSILRTGAIFCQFPEGVHFGDNPDEIAFLVIGIAARNNEHVKVVSDITSILDDNEVIKILSSTKNVNYVLELFQKKRLRK encoded by the coding sequence ATGTCAATGTTAATAAAAGTTAAAATTCAAAATATTGGTCGATTTTTAAGTAAAATGATTATGCCAAATATTAGTGCTTTTATTGCATGGGGATTAATTAGTGGATTATTTCTTCATTATGGATGGATTCCAAGTAAGAATTTAGAAAAAATCATAGATCCGATGATGATTTATCTTTTTCCAATTTTAATTGCTAGTACTGGAGGTCGTTTAATAAATGGTAAAAGAGGAGCGATTGTTGGAAGCATAGCTGTGATAGGAGCTATAGTAAGCACTAATTTTCCAATGCTTTTAGGAGCAATGATGATTGGTCCTTTGAGCGGATGGGTTGTTTTATATTTTGATAAAATTTTTAAAGGAAAAGTTGCTAGTAGTTTTAAAATGTTAGTAAATAATTTTTCAGCAGCAATTGTTGGGATATTATTATCAATAATATCTTTCTTTATTATAGGCCCATGTGTTGAAAAATTTTCTAGCATTTTAGAATATGGTGTAAATTTAATTGTTCAAAAGAATTTTTTACCTTTTATTTCAGTTCTTATTGAACCTGCAAAAGTATTATTTCTAAATAATGCTATTAATCATGGAATTTTTTCTTCTTTAGGTTTACAAGAAGTTAAAGAATTTAATAAATCTGTTTTTTATTTAATCGAATCAAATCCAGGTCCTGGACTTGGTGTACTTATAGCATTGTTATTATTGGAATATAATAATAAAGAATCAAATAGCTCTTTAAGAAATGCCGCAATTATTCAGTTTTTTGGTGGAATACATGAAATATACTTTTCTTATGTATTACTAAAACCTACATTAATCATAGCATTAATTTTAGGCGGAATGACTAATATTTTTATATTAACATTTTTCAATGGTGGATTAATATCTCCTGTTTCTCCAGGTTCTATCATATCAATTTTGGCTCTGACTCCGAAAGGGTTATATTTTGTTAATTTATGTGCAGTAATTATGTCTTTTTTTATATCTTTTTTAGTTTCATTTTGCATATTAAAAACTTTTAATAAAAATTATCAAAATTCTTCAAAAGGCGCATTGCAGAAATGTGAAGTTAAAGATATAGAATTAAACAATTTTATGACAAAAAATTGTAATAACAATTTTTATTTTGAAAGAAAAATAAAAAAAATTGTAGTCGCATGTGATGCAGGAATGGGTTCTAGCGCAATAGGTGCAGAAATGTTAAAAAAAATATTTAATGATTTTAAAATTGATATTATAGTTTTAAATTCTGCAATTGATTCTATTCCTGATGATTCCGATTTAGTTATTACTCATAAGAATCTTACTGAAAGGGCCAAAATAAAACATCCTAATTTTCAACATGTATCTTTGAACAATTTTTTAGATAATAATTTTTACCAAAATTTAGGAAAAAGTTTAATTAAAAGTAATGTTTGCGAGACTAATATTAATAGAAATAATGTTATACAAACATTAGAAAGCGGTATAGATATTAATAATTTTTTCTTTTTTACTAAAAAAAATATATTTTTAAATCAAAAAGCTAAAAATAAAGAAGAAGCTATTAGGTTTATAGGTTCAGAATTAGTTAAACAGGGATATGTAAAACAGGAATATATTTTAGCTATGTTAGAAAGAGAGAAAATTATGTCTACATGGTTAGGGGAATCAATAGCATTACCTCATGGAACTATAAAAGCAAAAGATTCTATATTGAGAACTGGAGCTATTTTTTGTCAATTTCCAGAAGGAGTTCATTTTGGAGATAACCCAGATGAAATTGCGTTTTTAGTTATTGGAATTGCAGCTCGAAATAATGAACATGTTAAAGTAGTAAGTGATATTACGAGTATTTTAGATGATAATGAAGTGATTAAAATTTTATCTAGTACTAAAAACGTCAATTATGTATTAGAATTGTTTCAAAAAAAACGGTTACGAAAATAA
- the pgi gene encoding glucose-6-phosphate isomerase, which yields MKNINPIDTNAWKSLQKHFYEIKDVHMRDLFFQDNERFNKFSINFNNQILVDFSKNRITSDTLKKLLMLAREIDLTNSIRSMFNGEKINRTENRAVLHTALRSDSSSIMYNNKDIMTDIKKMLAKVKFFSELVINGSWKGCTGKSITDVVNIGIGGSDLGPSMVVKVLGFYKNHLNMHFVSNIDGSHISSVFKKINPETTLFLIVSKTFTTQETITNANTAKSWMAKHLKKNNFIERHFIAISANVKNVIDFGISLENTFIFWDWVGGRYSLWSSVGLSISLAIGFDNFICLLSGARSMDHHYLNTDLDKNIPVILALIGIWYNNFFLSETEAIFPYDQNMRRFPAFLQQTNMESNGKNVDRNGYSVRWQTGPIVWGEPGTNGQHAFYQLLHQGTKLIPCDFIASICPNGHHFMNHHIQLLSNFFSQTQALAFGKFKKNTEKKLDNVKNGIHKSFDVSLYKMFEGNRPSNSILLYKINPYNLGSLIALYEHKVFTQGIIFNIFTFDQWGVELGKNLAKDVSLSLNDNSKVIKYDSSTNGLINFYKFLR from the coding sequence ATGAAGAATATTAATCCTATTGATACGAATGCATGGAAGAGTTTACAAAAGCATTTTTATGAAATAAAAGACGTTCATATGCGAGATTTGTTTTTTCAGGATAACGAAAGATTTAATAAGTTCTCTATAAATTTTAATAATCAAATTTTAGTTGATTTTTCTAAAAATAGAATTACAAGTGATACGCTAAAAAAATTGTTAATGTTGGCAAGAGAAATTGACTTAACAAATTCTATTCGATCTATGTTTAATGGCGAAAAAATTAATCGTACTGAAAATCGTGCAGTTTTACATACAGCGTTAAGAAGTGATAGTAGTTCTATTATGTACAATAATAAAGATATCATGACTGATATAAAAAAAATGCTTGCAAAAGTTAAATTTTTTTCAGAATTAGTCATTAATGGATCTTGGAAAGGATGTACAGGAAAATCTATAACTGATGTAGTAAATATTGGTATCGGAGGATCAGATTTAGGACCTTCTATGGTAGTTAAAGTTTTGGGTTTTTATAAAAATCATCTAAATATGCATTTTGTTTCTAATATAGATGGTTCTCATATTTCCAGTGTTTTTAAAAAAATTAATCCAGAAACAACTTTATTTCTGATTGTTTCTAAAACGTTTACAACTCAGGAAACTATTACTAATGCTAATACTGCTAAATCATGGATGGCTAAACATTTAAAAAAAAATAATTTTATAGAACGACATTTTATTGCGATATCTGCAAATGTCAAGAATGTTATTGATTTCGGGATTAGTTTAGAAAATACGTTCATTTTTTGGGATTGGGTTGGAGGACGTTATTCATTATGGTCTTCCGTAGGACTATCAATATCGCTTGCTATTGGATTTGATAATTTTATATGTTTGTTAAGTGGTGCACGTTCTATGGATCATCATTATTTAAACACAGATTTGGACAAAAATATACCTGTTATATTAGCGTTAATTGGAATTTGGTATAATAACTTTTTTTTATCAGAAACTGAAGCAATATTTCCATATGATCAAAATATGCGCCGTTTTCCGGCTTTTCTTCAACAAACTAATATGGAATCCAATGGTAAAAATGTCGATAGGAATGGTTATTCTGTGCGTTGGCAAACAGGACCAATTGTTTGGGGGGAGCCAGGTACTAATGGACAACATGCTTTTTACCAATTATTGCATCAAGGAACTAAATTAATTCCATGTGATTTTATTGCGTCTATATGTCCAAATGGTCATCATTTTATGAACCATCATATACAGTTACTTTCAAATTTTTTTTCACAAACTCAAGCTTTAGCTTTTGGAAAATTTAAAAAGAATACTGAGAAAAAATTGGATAATGTTAAAAATGGTATACATAAGTCATTCGACGTATCTCTTTACAAAATGTTTGAAGGAAATAGGCCAAGTAATTCTATTTTATTATATAAAATTAATCCTTATAATTTAGGTTCTTTGATTGCTTTATATGAACATAAGGTATTTACACAAGGTATAATTTTTAATATTTTTACATTTGATCAATGGGGTGTTGAATTGGGTAAAAATCTTGCAAAAGATGTTTCTTTGAGTTTAAATGACAATAGTAAAGTAATAAAATACGATTCTTCAACTAACGGTTTAATAAATTTTTATAAATTTTTACGTTAA
- the orn gene encoding oligoribonuclease — MNINNSNLIWIDLEMTGLNPKAHKIIEIATLITNINLKIISIGPIIAINQKDSQLKLMNKWNTTTHTKNGLIERIKNSLYNEALAESETISFLKKWVPKNTSPMCGNTISTDRQFLFKYMPALEKYFHYRQIDVSTIKELVMRWNVKIFKNFKKKHTALNDLYESVNELKHYRKNFLKT; from the coding sequence ATGAATATTAATAATTCAAACTTAATATGGATTGATCTAGAAATGACAGGATTAAATCCAAAAGCACACAAAATTATTGAAATTGCTACCCTAATAACTAACATTAACTTAAAAATTATTTCTATAGGACCAATAATAGCTATTAATCAAAAAGACTCTCAATTAAAATTAATGAATAAATGGAATACTACTACTCACACTAAAAATGGATTAATAGAACGAATAAAAAACAGTTTATATAACGAAGCATTAGCTGAATCTGAAACAATCTCGTTTTTAAAAAAGTGGGTTCCGAAAAATACATCACCTATGTGCGGAAACACTATTAGTACTGATAGACAATTTTTATTTAAATACATGCCTGCATTAGAAAAATATTTCCATTACAGACAAATAGATGTTAGTACAATTAAAGAGCTAGTAATGCGATGGAATGTTAAAATATTCAAAAATTTTAAAAAAAAACATACTGCATTAAACGATTTATATGAATCAGTGAATGAATTAAAACATTATCGAAAAAATTTTTTGAAGACATAG